From Desulfuromonadales bacterium, the proteins below share one genomic window:
- a CDS encoding shikimate kinase gives MNKANIVLIGMPGAGKSTVGVVLAKRLGFDFIDTDVLIQARQGRRLQEIIDAEGLAAFRQIEEATLLSLSCRRTVVATGGSAVYSEAAMGALKANGTIVFLDTPLEELMLRVRDMDTRGMVIDPGETFPDLFARRLPLYRRWAGLIVDDRGKSVEELAAEIADRLQDHLPTSA, from the coding sequence ATGAACAAAGCCAACATCGTCCTCATCGGCATGCCCGGCGCCGGCAAAAGCACGGTCGGGGTGGTGCTGGCCAAGCGTCTCGGCTTCGATTTTATCGACACCGACGTCCTGATCCAGGCCCGACAGGGGCGGCGGCTGCAGGAGATCATCGACGCCGAAGGCCTTGCCGCCTTCCGCCAGATCGAGGAAGCAACCCTGCTTTCCCTTTCCTGCCGCCGCACGGTGGTCGCCACCGGCGGCTCGGCAGTCTATAGCGAAGCGGCGATGGGGGCACTGAAAGCGAACGGCACGATCGTCTTTCTCGACACCCCCCTCGAAGAACTGATGCTGCGGGTTCGCGACATGGACACCCGGGGGATGGTCATCGACCCCGGGGAGACCTTTCCCGACCTCTTCGCCCGCCGCCTCCCCCTCTACCGCCGATGGGCCGGGCTGATTGTCGACGACCGCGGCAAGTCGGTGGAGGAACTCGCCGCCGAAATCGCCGACCGACTCCAGGACCATCTCCCCACCTCTGCCTGA
- a CDS encoding DUF882 domain-containing protein gives MPFHGQWCRRSFLKASLLAGLTLFGGQTAWPRELSDEGLPLGKLSLLNIHSGERLAVTYRDRSGEYDLQALDELNWLLRCHHTGEVHPIDVRTLEYLNLVDQRLGGSNEIHIISAYRSPAYNELLRQKGRQVARNSLHLQGRAIDIRVPGVKLANLRRAALDLELGGVGYYPRTDFVHIDSGAFRMW, from the coding sequence ATGCCATTTCACGGACAGTGGTGCCGCAGATCGTTCCTCAAGGCTTCATTGCTCGCCGGCCTCACCCTTTTCGGCGGTCAGACCGCCTGGCCCCGCGAACTGTCGGACGAAGGCTTGCCGCTCGGGAAGCTCTCCCTGTTGAACATCCACAGCGGCGAGCGCCTGGCGGTGACCTACCGTGACCGCTCCGGCGAATACGACCTGCAGGCCCTCGACGAGCTCAACTGGCTGCTGCGCTGCCACCACACGGGGGAGGTCCATCCGATCGACGTGCGCACCCTCGAATATCTCAACCTCGTCGACCAGCGCCTCGGCGGCAGCAACGAGATCCACATCATTTCCGCCTACCGCTCTCCCGCCTACAATGAGCTGCTGCGCCAGAAGGGGCGCCAGGTCGCCAGAAACAGCCTGCACCTGCAGGGCCGTGCGATCGACATCCGCGTCCCCGGTGTAAAGCTGGCCAATCTGCGCCGCGCCGCTCTCGACCTGGAACTCGGCGGCGTCGGCTATTACCCCCGCACCGATTTCGTCCATATCGACTCCGGCGCCTTCCGCATGTGGTAG